The following proteins are encoded in a genomic region of Oncorhynchus keta strain PuntledgeMale-10-30-2019 chromosome 8, Oket_V2, whole genome shotgun sequence:
- the LOC127931305 gene encoding Kruppel-like factor 18, with translation MYNYTRCRLLSSSGRLLSSSGRLLSSSGRLLSSSGRLLSSSGRLLSSSGRLLSSSGRLLSSSGRLLSSSGRLLSSSGRLLSSSGRLLSSSGRLLSSSGRLLSSSGRLLSSSGRLLSSSGRLLSSSGRLLSSSGRLLSSSGRLLLSSSGRLLSSSGRLLSSSGRLLSSSGRLLSGRLLSSGRLLSSGRLLSSGRLLSSGRLLSSGRLLSSGRLLSSGRLSSSGRLSSSGRLSSSGRLSSSGRLSSSGRLSSSGRLSSSGRLSSSGRLSSSGRLSSSGRLSSSGRLSSSGRLLSSSSGRLLSSSGRCGCRLYVLTF, from the exons ATGTACAACTACACAAGAT GCAGGTTGTTGTCGTCATCAGGCAGGTTGTTGTCGTCATCAGGCAGGTTGTTGTCGTCATCAGGCAGGTTGTTGTCGTCATCAGGCAGGTTGTTGTCGTCATCAGGCAGGTTGTTGTCGTCATCAGGCAGGTTGTTGTCGTCATCAGGCAGGTTGTTGTCGTCATCAGGCAGGTTGTTGTCGTCATCAGGCAGGTTGTTGTCGTCGTCAGGCAGGTTGTTGTCGTCGTCAGGCAGGTTGTTGTCGTCGTCAGGCAGGTTGTTGTCGTCGTCAGGCAGGTTGTTGTCGTCGTCAGGCAGGTTGTTGTCGTCGTCAGGCAGGTTGTTGTCGTCGTCAGGCAGGTTGTTGTCGTCGTCAGGCAGGTTGTTGTCGTCGTCAGGCAGGTTGTTGTCGTCGTCAGGCAGGTTGTTGTTGTCGTCGTCAGGCAGGTTGTTGTCGTCGTCAGGCAG GTTGTTGTCGTCATCAGGCAGGTTGTTGTCGTCATCAGGCAGGTTGTTATCAGGCAGGTTGTTATCGTCAGGCAGGTTGTTGTCGTCAGGCAGGTTGTTGTCGTCAGGCAGGTTGTTGTCGTCAGGCAGGTTGTTGTCGTCAGGCAGGTTGTTGTCGTCAGGCAGGTTGTTGTCGTCAGGCAGGTTGTCGTCGTCAGGCAGGTTGTCGTCGTCAGGCAGGTTGTCGTCGTCAGGCAGGTTGTCGTCGTCAGGCAGGTTGTCGTCGTCAGGCAGGTTGTCGTCGTCAGGCAGGTTGTCGTCGTCAGGCAGGTTGTCGTCGTCAGGCAGGTTGTCGTCGTCAGGCAGGTTGTCGTCGTCAGGCAGGTTGTCGTCGTCAGGCAGGTTGTCGTCGTCAGGCAGGTTGTTGTCGTCGTCGTCAGGCAGGTTGTTGTCGTCGTCAGGCAGGTGTGGCTGTCGACTTTACGTTTTGACTTTTTAA